A region of Scleropages formosus chromosome 2, fSclFor1.1, whole genome shotgun sequence DNA encodes the following proteins:
- the sema3b gene encoding semaphorin-3B, whose protein sequence is MMTMVMMAMTLTCSSLLFLGLLTAQASSSDVPKTSTSPTPPSSSSSSPRMKLSYKDLLAFHGVRRYELDRSCCFSTMLLDEERGRLFVGAKNFLLSLSLDNIAKQEHKIYWPAPVDWREECNWAGKDINMDCVNYVKVLHHYNRTHLYACGTGAFHPTCAFLEVGQKMEDHIFRMNPSLIEDGKGKSPYDPRHAAASVLIGDELYSGVATDLMGRDFTIFRSLGRRTSIRTEQHDSRWLNEPKFVGAFWVPESENPDDDKIFFFFRETAVEAQGLGKATYSRIGQLCRNDMGGQRSLVNKWTTFLKTRLICSVPGSDGSDTYFDELRDVFLLQTRDRKNPLVYTVFSTSSSVFKGSAVCLYTMNDIRRAFLGPFAHKEGPNYQWVPYQGKVPYPRPGMCPSKTFGSFESTKGFPDDVIQFARHHPLMFNPVYPLKHRPVFLRTNVDYSFTQIAVDRVAAADGQYDVMFIGTDVGTVLKVISVPKENWDNMEELLLEELQVFKDSSSIINMQISSKRQQLYVGSETGLAQVPLHRCSIYGKACAECCLARDPYCAWDGTSCTRYLPNTKRRYRRQDVRNGDPNTLCSGDHHKHRVAQKKLYGVEGSSTFLECLPKSLQARITWTYQRTTDTPREEVHLDDRVLQTDRGLLIRNVLRRDGGMYQCHAMEHGFTQTLLGIALEVVPSSSPSSALPSDPFSSLNHGRSVNQKMWYRDFMQLVDHPNLNTVDQICEQVWMRKNRQPSKAPVPAAPASGKPAAPLGVPHGPPSKWKHLQEIRKGRNRRTHESKPPHRAPRSAGEW, encoded by the exons ATGATGACAATGGTGATGATGGCCATGACGCTGACATGCAGCTCCCTGCTGTTCCTTGGCCTGTTGACCGCGCAGGCCTCCTCCAGTGATGTCCCCAAGACCAGCACATCACCAACCCCCccatcttcatcctcctcctccccccgcaTGAAGCTTTCTTACAAAG ACCTGCTGGCCTTCCACGGTGTGCGCCGCTACGAGTTGGATCGGTCCTGCTGCTTCAGCACCATGCTCCTAGATGAGGAAAGGGGACGTCTCTTTGTGGGCGCCAAGAACTTCCTGCTGTCCCTCAGCCTGGACAACATCGCCAAGCAAGAGCACAAG ATCTACTGGCCAGCCCCAGTGGACTGGAGGGAGGAGTGCAACTGGGCAGGAAAGGACATCAAT ATGGACTGCGTAAACTACGTGAAAGTCCTTCACCATTACAACCGTACCCACCTGTATGCGTGTGGCACTGGAGCCTTCCACCCCACCTGTGCCTTCCTGGAGGTGGGCCAGAAGATGGAG GATCATATCTTCAGGATGAACCCCTCACTCATAGAGGATGGGAAAGGCAAGAGTCCCTACGATCCCCGGCATGCGGCCGCCTCCGTCCTGATAG GGGATGAGCTGTATTCTGGAGTAGCCACCGACTTGATGGGACGAGACTTCACCATCTTCCGGAGCCTTGGCCGCCGCACATCCATTCGGACGGAGCAGCACGACTCCCGCTGGCTCAATG AACCCAAGTTTGTTGGAGCGTTCTGGGTGCCCGAGAGTGAGAATCCAGATGATGATAagatcttcttcttcttccggGAGACGGCCGTGGAGGCTCAGGGCCTGGGAAAGGCCACCTACTCACGCATTGGCCAGCTGTGCAGG AACGACATGGGAGGCCAACGCAGCCTGGTGAACAAATGGACGACGTTCCTCAAGACCAGACTCATCTGCTCGGTTCCAGGCAGCGACGGCAGTGACACCTACTTCGATGAGCTCC GGGACGTGTTCCTGCTGCAGACCAGAGACAGGAAGAACCCACTGGTCTACACGGTCTTCTCAACTTCCAG CAGTGTTTTCAAGGGCTCAGCTGTATGCCTCTACACCATGAACGACATTCGCAGGGCCTTCCTGGGGCCTTTTGCCCACAAGGAGGGGCCCAACTACCAGTGGGTCCCCTACCAAGGAAAGGTGCCCTATCCACGACCTGGCATG TGTCCCAGCAAGACCTTTGGCAGCTTTGAGTCGACCAAGGGTTTCCCGGACGACGTGATCCAATTCGCACGCCACCACCCACTCATGTTCAACCCCGTGTACCCATTGAAGCACCGTCCTGTGTTCCTGCGCACCAATGTGGACTACAGCTTCACGCAGATCGCTGTGGACAGGGTGGCCGCGGCTGATGGCCAGTACGACGTCATGTTCATCGGCACAG ATGTGGGAACCGTCCTGAAGGTGATCTCTGTACCCAAGGAGAACTGGGACAATATGGAAGAGCTGCTCCTGGAGGAACTGCAGGTGTTCAAG GATTCATCTTCAATCATTAACATGCAGATCTCTTCAAAGCGG CAACAGCTGTATGTGGGCTCCGAGACCGGCTTGGCCCAGGTGCCCCTGCATCGCTGCAGCATCTATGGCAAGGCCTGTGCAGAGTGCTGTCTGGCCAGAGACCCCTACTGTGCCTGGGATGGGACCTCCTGCACACGCTACCTACCCAACACCAAACG GCGTTACCGTCGTCAGGATGTGAGGAACGGGGACCCCAACACGCTGTGCTCTGGAG ATCACCATAAGCACCGCGTGGCCCAGAAGAAGCTCTATGGcgtggaaggcagcagcacctTCTTGGAGTGCTTGCCCAAGTCCCTGCAGGCCCGCATCACTTGGACCTACCAGAGGACGACGGACACGCCTCGTGAGGAG GTACACCTGGATGACCGAGTGCTGCAGACGGACCGGGGCCTGCTGATCCGCAATGTTCTGCGGCGTGATGGCGGCATGTACCAGTGTCACGCCATGGAGCACGGCTTCACGCAGACTCTGCTGGGCATTGCGCTAGAGGTGGTGCCTTCCTCCTCGCCTTCCTCAGCCCTGCCCTCCGACCCCTTCAGCAGCCTGAACCACGGTCGCTCCGTCAATCAGAAGATGTGGTACCGGGACTTCATGCAGCTGGTGGACCACCCCAACCTGAACACTGTGGACCAGATATGCGAGCAGGTGTGGATGCGGAAGAACCGGCAGCCGAGCAAGGCCCCGGTGCCCGCCGCACCTGCCTCTGGCAAGCCCGCGGCCCCCCTTGGAGTCCCGCACGGCCCTCCGAGCAAATGGAAGCACCTGCAGGAGATCCGGAAGGGCCGGAACCGCAGAACCCACGAGAGCAAGCCCCCCCATCGCGCTCCGCGCAGCGCTGGAGAGTGGTGA